A segment of the Dermacentor andersoni chromosome 5, qqDerAnde1_hic_scaffold, whole genome shotgun sequence genome:
CTGCATCATGGTTTTGCACGTCAACTCGCGGAACTCCAAACGCACTTCACAGGTGCTTTTCCTTTTTTGGGACTATTCAATGGTATAAGGGCCATTAGTGTTGATTCTGTTATAATGTGGCGGTAAAAATATAACCAAACCACTTTCATACAGTTCCCAATGGATGATACTTCATAATCCCGGCGAATAAGCTACTTCAATGAAGTCTGAGCTAAATTTAAAGAAGCAGTGATGACAACGAGTTTTAGGAGGCTAGACAGTTGTGAACACAGTCGCGACAGTCACGAAGAAGGCTTTACTCAGTATCATAAGCTACTTGGGCTCCTAAGATGGAAACATCTTCAGAACAGAGCACTAGATATACGAAAACATGCTATAAAATAACAGGCAAGATTAATCGAATGTTATCTGCCGGTGACGCATATGAATTCTCGTCCTTGGGGTAGACGCATGTGGTACTTTGCATTTCAATTAGGCATTATGACTACTGCaatggcaaaaacaaaaaaaaacattccccTTTCAAGCTAGATTGTTAGGATGAATATTGTGGTTTTATGATCCAAATTAGGCTGATGTGTGCACTCAAGGATATTCCTCAATCAAGTTGCCCTCTCTTTTACGAATTGTTATCGTTACCATTTCAGGACAGAGTGTGTTTACGACAGACAGTTCTTCAACTGTCTACAAAACGTGAGCAGCCTCCCTTCCGTGACTGTGGGAGTCTTGTTTTTCGACCTGCTGCAAACGAAGTGCTTCGAATATGGCTATCCCACTGAGTGCACAAAGTACAACTAGTAAGACCCTTCGGTACTTGATTTATGGCACGGCCTTCTGCATTCATGCTGACtcaagtgctttttttcttgCTCATAGCTGCATTCAGACGTTAGCAGCAATGAAAGAACCTTTTTTGTATGACGTCGTACATAACCTAATACTTTGCACGTGGGTTTAAATAGAGTGCTAGCAGCTCACGCGTTGAGAAAGAGATGCAAGCAATAGAACGGGCGAGTATCACGGACATTGCTTGTGTATCGAGTGAAGAAACTGGACGAAACTTCGATGTACGTAAATGAGTGCATGCTGCGTCGGAAACGGATTTATAGGAGAGTTACGAGTGTTATTGCTATGAAATGCGAAGGCAGATTATGTTAGGCTGCGTTAAGGTAATAAATGATATTGGGATATAATAGTTCTAGGGTACTAAATAAGCAATATATTGTATTTAtataaatgattgaggaccttaacagagagactataagagtgggtttgaagattaataagcagaagacaaagataatgatcaatagccgggcaagggaacaagaatgcAGGATTGGCcttcagcctctagagtctgtgaagaaatacgtttacctaggtcaattgctcacaggggaccctgatcatgagaaggaaatttacagaagaataaaaatgggttggagcgcattcgggcagacattgtcagatcctgactggaagcttaccattatcacgaaaaagaaaggtgtacaatcaatgtattctaccagtgctgacatatgggtcagaaacttggagactgacaaagaagctcgaaaagaagttaaggaccgcacaaagagcgatggagcgaagaatgttaggcgtaacgttaagagacaagaagagggcggtgtggatcagaaagcaaacagggacagccgatattccagttgacattaagagaaagaaatggagctgggcaggtcatgtaatgcgtaggttagataacctgtggaccattagggtgacaggatgggtgccaagagaagggaaacgcagtttagggcggtagaagactaggtggggtgatgaaattcagAAATTCGCATgcactagctggaatcggttggcgcaggacaggggtaattggagatcgcatcgagaggccttcgccctgcagtggacataaaagaggaTGATCATAATATTACGCGGCCAGCTTTCGCAAGAGGAACCCTCCTCTAAGAGAACTCAGACGGAGTGAATAAGCatcagaagcttgatgtgggcgagttggttttgcatacttgaagaaaagagcgctacgaagacgcggactaaaagaggaacatgtacgacgaaaaaggcgctacttccaactaaatgtttttttaaagaaacaggattttaaatagatacaacctagaatggcccatcgtgacatcatgacctccctatctcattagaaaagctatctctttttcggtgagcgtcactgaagggcagctaatgcacgtgccctcggcctttgcaatgtagaaagcttctaatatctcccgttctagtctatctctagaccgtgccagaaacctggtgtcgcgaagatacggacggcaatCGTGAAgtttacagtgttctgccagatggccccccgcattgttatttacggcccaattgtgtTCACACGCCCTATCATTCAAGGATATTCAAAGATATTTCATTAAAACACCGGACGGTGTTTTAATGAACGGGCACGTGAGCACAATAAGCACAATAAGCACAAAATAAATGAGTGGTGAAATACACTAACAAATTTTTAAATTCTGACAACATCAATAGTTTTGTACCATTCGTATTATAATTAGACTAAAACTGTTTACTTTCTTTTTAGTTAAACACATGGGCACCGTTTTCTTCATGTTAAAGTTCATATGCCATGTTGAACACCAATGTGTGATCCTGTCAATGTCACCTTGCAATGCTGCACAGTCTTTTAAAATATTAATAACCCTATACAATATGCAGGCATCTGCAAACATGCGCACAGAAGATTTAATATTATCAGCAATGTCGTTCACATAAATAAAAAACGACAGTTTTGCAAAAACATGTTTATGTGCCTTAGGCGCTCTGTTATTTGTCGAAGTCAAGGTTTTGTTGACCGGTGACGGTGTAAATAAAAAATCGGCCGCCATTGGTAAAAATTTATTTAATTTGGGCGGCATTGTCTGCGTAATAAAAGCATACCTATATTTCATCTGGCTTTGATAGGGTGCGCAAAAGCTAAGGCGATTTACTAAACACTTCGCTTCGGTCAGTAGCAGATTGACGTTGTATATTAGATTAAACTGTCTGACTCAATGGCCAGGAAAGCCACAGATCCAATATATCTGCTGTAGAGATTTCTGTCCATTGCAGAACTATACTGTGATGCTGCATTTATGTATTTGCTATACCATCAAAATTTCTTGGAGGCAATTTCCTTAGGGGTCTAGCAGAACAACGAATTGGGCTAATTGGTGGGTTTTCATAGTTCCTCCACTTTttcatgcgaaagcatcaaatggtccaTTCAGCGCAAAAGCCGGCGACTAGCAGCGAAACGgctcctaaattcccattggctgcgacgccacgtcacgtgcgcgcctcgacagagcagagcgggtgaaagggctTACTCTCCTCTCCCCTTTCGATGCCTTCACCCCAAACGCAACAGCTGGTGCGCCggctgttgcgtgaggggagagggcatcgtcgcAATGTcccgtcaccctcgctctcgttCTCGGAAACCTGTGTTATCCTCGCGTTCCTTGTCCGCtcgagctctcgcctgcgttctaacttcaccTCAGTAATCACAATAAAAATTAATGTATTAAAACACAATAAATTCGAAAGAAGAAACCTTGGCAGTGGTAAGTTTGGAACCTATGGCCCGACACTCAGAAGCCCAGTGTCTTATTCACAGGGCTAAACGATGatgcctgtgcactctgcttgatCACACcctgctacttggaccgaaactCCCTCTGCAAAGCTCGGCGTGACTGGACAAGCgtttcaacgcgctcgcttggccGCGAAtagttcgtaactcgaaggaccgctcagcagggtccaattggacattaatgctttcgaatTCGCAACACATAAGTGCTTATGCGTCATCGGATTTTTACGGCACAAGCGAATGAAAAGAAGAGCACAGATTGCTTTTCTATGTGTCCGTTTACGGGGATTCCTTTTACGGGGAGTCCCGTTACTTTGGGCCATAcacaatgcaaaaaagaagtatTTATTAGGCGTACAATTAATATGCTTTAGCTATGGCACCATATAGCCGGATAATTGAAGAAGAAATGCAACCGAAGCAACTGGCATTGACATTATCTTCCTAATGTCTTGAACAATATGCGGCATTAGTATCACTTTCTAAACTACAAATATTGAATCCAGCGTCAGTTTACCTTAGTTCAATAAGAAGAGGAAAGctcatcttttatttatttatgaactACGATAACACTTGGTTCGCTTGATTAGCACAATTCTCTCTTTCGTTTCATTTCAGCGTCTGCGAACTGAAAGTGAAGCATTACGTTTGCATTGTACAAGCCTTACACCAAAAATATATGTCTAGGCGAAAAACGTAATTTTCCTTGAGTCGAAAATGTAAAGAGTGTACCAagtgctttctttgcctacttgaTATACAGTATGTAATAACGCAGTTGTTTATGATTTCACTATTCTTAAGTACACTGTTGTTCTATACCGAGCATGTGGTTGCCGCCTTTGGTGCTATGGTCTTTGCGAGGTAAACTGATTGCATTTAGCTGTAATACCTGAGGCTCTTGTAAGTCTCGAAAGTCACATAAATGAATAAGAAAATAATGATCTCCACCTTCAGTTTAGAttatttggtttcttttttcagctGGCGTATTCTTTTACTGAAGGATCCCTGTGAAGTTGAAGAGCCTGACACGTCAAAACCTAAGGAGTGGCACATCGAGAGCCCACCAAACTTTTTAGAAACGTTCATTGAACAAAAGAAAGCTTAGATACGTACGAAATCCTTCACGTCACATGAAACTGAAGTTTAGCGTTCAAGAAAGCTAAGATTGGGTGGGTTATAACATTATAACAAATTTTACAGCTGTTCAAAGTGTCTAGAATGCGTAACACAGTAAACACTACAACACAGTTTTAACTAAGCACACCTATTGTTTGCCGAGAATCTTTGCTGCGCATGTAcacataaatgaaatgaaattaagtGTTTATTTGACTATTTATTGGTCCAAAATAGAGTGTATGCAGGAAGAAAATCCGCAGATAGCAGCTTGAAAGCCCTGTTACGTCCCGCATGACAACGGTCGCCGAGGAACAGCTTAGGGGTTACAAGTGTACACGATTTGAAACATCTGAAACACATGCTGAATTTGTCAATAGGCAGTGGcacaacacacacagacactCATGTTAATGGACTATCTAAACATTCTGCTGTCATCTCTCTACagttcatgagagtggcttgttgggctagttggtacatggttatactaggagaatgccagcaaacctgaaagtagaaaaaattgaggagcagacatagacaaagcgacaggGAGGTGGCTGGAGTAACAACtgaacttcattcatgaaaacgacgTCCCCCAAGTCCACACTGAACATGCGCAAGGCACACATAACAAAGAAATATTGAAGACCTTATCTATACACATCTACACTGACCAAGAAATAAAAGctctttcttggtaaggaacacaGATGGCGCGCTTACCACTTCTCGGGGCCATGTTTATAGATGCGAAAAGCTTCAATCAACTCTCTTTCTTGCTGAGTCTTAGCCTTCCCCAAGATTGAAACGTCACTGAAGATGGGATTACAACCACGCTCCTTACAATGCAGCGAATGATTACCTCCTGTGCTTGTGGGTATTAGATTCGCATGCTCACGCATCGGATCATTCACACAGTGAGCGGTTTGTCCTATGTAATCTCTACCACATTTCAAAGGAATACTGTACACTACACGTGCGGTGCCTCATGACATGCTTGGTATTGCGCGTACTCTTTCGCGAACTGTGCTGCGAGACCCTCATGCAAACTTTTGCAAGCTTACAAGGCGCAGAGCAAACCAATCTGACGTCGTTTCTTGCCGCAACCCTTTTCAATCTGTGTGAAATGCCATGTACATACGGCATACCCACcaacttctttttcattttgtctcGCGtttcgtgagtgagtgagtgagtgaataaactattatttggtccagcaaagcgcgatgaaacgcgcacccggctaatcccacgacgggactgacagatctagtctgccggcgcgatcgcgggcgcgctgaacggccaggatttgatcctcaaagacaggacttcgcaggagcgcgtcccactcttccttggtgaacttcgggcccagcgacccgcactcccagagcatatgaggcaacgtagctacctcaccacaggccacgcaagaacaatttggataaatctctggatatatgctattaagggacgccggatttgggtacgaattcgtttgcagaagtcttagtgtgaccgcctgcggcctgcttagcttggagtgaggcggggggaaaacccttctctctaagtaaaagaatttcgtgatttcgttgtgtgtgagaggagcgtctctgtgtccggggagagagtcgcccgatccgagggcagcgcggtcggtaaagccacgcgcagcctcgtgggcagactcgttgaggttcagaggaaccccctcaatcgccccgacgtgtgcagggaaccaaaggatcgagtgcatggaggtgttgccctgtttggcgcctttcagaatttgaactacctgccgggctacccggcttttctggaatgccctgatggcggctttcgaatcgctatacaccctgtctctccgaccgtcttgcatggcgagtgcgatggccacttgctcggccacctccgggttcgtcgtccggacggcagcacagttgatgactttgcccagcgtgtcaatgacggaaatcgcgaaagccttgccgtctcggtatgcagctgcgtccacgaagcttgctgggattttgtctttgtttatttgctttagtatattaaatgctcttgccttgcgacgacctgcgttgtgaacgggatgaacgttgcggggcaaaggggcgaccacgatcttctcccctatttctctggggatttgggtgtcttcagccaagttcttggttggtgcgagtccgatctcctcgaggatacgcctgccggctggcgtggtggacagccgagttagctgggcccgttcctgagcctcggccatctcctccatggtgttgtgtatgccgagccgaaggaggtcctctgtatgcgttctgacgggcagcccgagggctctcttgaagaattttctaatgagggcattaagcttttcccgctcagCTCTGAGCCAGttcatggccaccgtgtaggtgaagtgacacagcacaaaggcgttgatgagccgaagcaggttgtcctccttgaggccacgatgtctgctcgtgacccttcggacgaggcgaaaagcattgtcggttttcgcaattatcttgcgtaacgcagtgccgttgccgccgcgtgattctatgaacatacccaggactctgatggtgtcgaccctgggtatcgggtcaccgctccgagtgaacaggtgaatgtcactttccgagactggtttccagcccttgggtctgcggcctttttcttttctatgaaggagaagctcagatttggtcggggaacatctgagtccggtgggtagcaggtactgctccgtgacgtctaccgcctcttgcatggcgctttccacttgcccttcgctaccgccggtgcaccagatggtgatgtcgtctgcgtagatggtgtgtttgattccttcaacttgggccagattcctcgacaggccgatcatgcagatgttgaagagagcaggcgaaatgaccgagccttgcggcgtgccccgtgggcccaggagcacctcgtcggagacaaagtcgccgatccgcagcctcgctttcctccccgtcacgaacgaacggacgtagttatatagtctggggcccagcttgaggtctgccatggaggccagaatgtattcgtggagaacggtgtcaaacgctttctcgaggtcgagtccgagcagggccctggtgtctctggtactgccatcgatgatttgatgtttgatcatcttcatggcgtcctgcgacgagagaccggcacgaaagccaatcatgttgtgagtatagatgttgttctcttcgagatatctgtttagtctgttgaggacgacgtgctccgccactttcccaacgcaggaggtgagagagatcggtcgaaggttgtccacgttcggagccttgccgggtttggggatcaggacgacgttggcggtcttccattgctctgggacgctgccgtttttccacgtctcgttgatcttctcggtgaggtatgcgatcgaaccgtcgtcaaggttccgcagcatcttgttggtgattctatcggcacctggcgcacacttccccttgagcgcgaaaatggcttgcctaatttcccccacggtgaagtcttcgtccaattccgAACGGGCTGGtccgaggtagtcgggaaaccggtcttcctcgtcgccatgctttatgggaaggtatttctctatgagcttggcaaccagctcgtccccggaacaagatatggtagcttcgtgaagggctctggcgagcgtgtgtctctgactggatctggtgctgccctcgtcgaggagatgtttaagcatgccccaggacttgccgttacgcatctgcccgtcgatcgagtcacagacctcgtcccattgctgcttgccgagggtccgacagtgatcttcgatggccttgttaagctccgagatctttttcctcaatcttcggtgaaacctttgtcccttccatctcagaagcagcgcctgcttggcctcgatcagatggaccagcctactgtccatcttttctacctccaggtcactgacgatcttcttagtggatgattcggcgtcactcttgattcgctcgcaccaatcttccaggtcttttgggacgggtgcgctgtcgttgccgcggagcttgcgaaaaaggtcccagtccgtgacaGTGAAATGTCTGGATTTACTTCAGGTGACTTCGAAGCGGTTCTCGAGcacataatggtcgctaccaaaatttattgcggtgttgctccactcggctccctcgacgttcttcacgaacgccagatcgggggtggtgtcccggctaaccgagttgccgattcggttggggaacgccttgtccgtgaggagcgtgaggtccatttcgttggcgttctgccacagaccccgacccttgctcgtgtcgtagacgtacccccacacgccgtacggtgcgttgaaatctccgacgacgaccaagggatggatgccggccaggtcgacggacttcttgagtatcgttttgaactgctgttgcgagtccctaggattgctgtagatgttgagtatgaacacgctgtttctccgctggttgcgttgtctcgtattgagcagaacctccgccatgacgtattcgaccttgcaactcgccagcttcaggtcgtgagacaagtgtgtaagcctcctgtcaactaacgtgcacactccccgaccttcggcctgcacggagacggcacgataaccagagagggatgcggcagagacgagggtttcctgtaatgctattacttgtggtttgttacgtagcgaccttaaatattgctgcaaaggagccctcttattggagtaccccctgcagttccactgccaaattttgaactcTTCTTTGGAACTATCCATGATTAGATAAATTGTCCGGGGTACCCGCTGTAAGCACAGGTGCGCGCAAGAAGTTCCCCCCACTCTGACGTGCCGATGTGCTCGT
Coding sequences within it:
- the LOC126531627 gene encoding acidic phospholipase A2 PA4-like, with the translated sequence MDQFIDKCADKDTTQERSSLLESLGDAFQSLVIFPGTKWCGAGDVAKNYDDLGSARDTDRCCREHDHSQDNIPAFQTKHNVTNYLPYTMTECVYDRQFFNCLQNVSSLPSVTVGVLFFDLLQTKCFEYGYPTECTKYNYWRILLLKDPCEVEEPDTSKPKEWHIESPPNFLETFIEQKKA